The following proteins are co-located in the Arctopsyche grandis isolate Sample6627 chromosome 3, ASM5162203v2, whole genome shotgun sequence genome:
- the LOC143909984 gene encoding F-box only protein 6-like, with protein MGQKNAGMSGNPSTTAPVELSSEPPPNIPPNNGCVLSDTYLPDEVIIRILSFVDKKTLVKKCKFVCKKWHELIKRGVWKVKVERKYHKEFSKLKLQKRLPWSVYYNIIWNNSYGKNFLKNNSGQLDMKHWKIVANGGDHWKNECPPIGVPETTVDAGHKVCFATSYHRCEKKQVIELSREGISPYIMDTYQPTIFISEWYTARWDCNSYYRLHVELLNDKQEVVTNFNFDIEMRSWLDGWKEVHHSFDSYGPGVRYVVFSHVGNDLQFWSGHYGSKMACARVEIPFSTLSKLQIKHDDYINDEIIN; from the exons ATGGGTCAAAAGAACGCAGGTATGAGTGGAAACCCATCGACAACAGCACCCGTTGAGCTTTCGTCTGAGCCGCCTCCAAACATACCCCCGAATAATGGGTGTGTTCTATCGGATACATATTTACCCGATGAAGTGATAATAAGGATACTGAGTTTCGTAGATAAGAAAACGCTAGTCAAAAAATGTAAGTTTGTTTGCAAGAAATGGCATGAACTTATAAAGCGAGGTGTTTGGAAGGTCAAAGTTGAAAGGAAATATCACAAAGAATTTTCTAAATTGAAACTTCAAAAGAGATTGCCGTGGAGtgtctattataatataatttggaaCAACAGTTATGGcaaaaatttcttaaaaaataatagtggaCAGTTGGATATGAAACATTGGAAAATTGTCGCAAACG GAGGCGATCATTGGAAAAATGAATGTCCGCCCATTGGAGTACCAGAAACTACAGTCGATGCTGGTCACAAAGTTTGTTTTGCCACCTCTTATCACAGATGCgaaaaaaaacaagtaatagAATTATCCCGAGAGGGAATTTCGCCTTATATAATGGACACATACCAACCTACTATATTTATTTCAGAAtg GTACACCGCCAGGTGGGATTGTAATTCTTATTACAGGTTACATGTTGAACTTTTAAATGATAAACAAGAAGTAGTAACTAATTTCAACTTCGACATCGAAATGAGATCTTGGCTCGATGGTTGGAAAGAG GTTCATCATTCGTTTGATTCTTATGGTCCTGGCGTTAGATATGTTGTTTTTTCCCATGTCGGCAATGATTTACAATTTTGGTCAGGTCATTATGGGTCCAAAATGGCGTGCGCTCGAGTTGAAATCCCATTTTCAACACTGAGTAAATTGCAAATAAAGCACGACGATTACATTAATGATGAAATCATCAATTAA